In Asanoa sp. WMMD1127, one genomic interval encodes:
- a CDS encoding ATP-binding cassette domain-containing protein yields MTPLLELTKVSKHFGGVRALHEVDLSVHAGEVVALVGDNGAGKSTLVKIVSGVEPHDEGEIRVRGEARRLESPRAAAEAGIRTVFQDLSLCDNLDAVQNLFLGQERYGPVWSGRRVRRHVMEEQAQRVLESLSVKLRALNTPVVALSGGQRQGIAIGRALISDPAVVLLDEPTAALGVSQRGEVLDLIARLREQGRGVVVISHDMKDVRQVADRVVVLRLGAKVAEFTRGGYTPADLVSAMTGAAESTDDEGGEP; encoded by the coding sequence ATGACCCCTCTACTCGAGCTGACGAAGGTGTCGAAGCACTTCGGCGGCGTACGCGCCCTGCACGAGGTCGACCTGTCGGTGCACGCGGGCGAGGTGGTGGCCCTCGTCGGCGACAACGGCGCGGGAAAGTCCACATTGGTCAAGATCGTGTCCGGTGTGGAGCCGCACGACGAGGGCGAGATCCGCGTCCGCGGCGAGGCCCGCCGCCTGGAGTCCCCACGGGCCGCCGCCGAGGCGGGCATCCGCACCGTCTTCCAGGACCTCTCGCTCTGCGACAACCTCGACGCGGTGCAGAACCTGTTCCTCGGGCAGGAGCGCTACGGCCCGGTCTGGTCCGGGCGGCGGGTCCGCCGGCACGTCATGGAGGAGCAGGCGCAGCGCGTGCTCGAGTCGCTGTCGGTCAAGCTGCGGGCGCTCAACACGCCGGTCGTCGCGCTCTCCGGTGGCCAGCGCCAGGGCATCGCGATCGGCCGCGCGCTGATCAGCGACCCGGCGGTGGTGCTGCTCGACGAGCCGACCGCGGCGCTCGGCGTCTCGCAGCGCGGTGAGGTGCTGGACCTGATCGCCCGCCTCCGGGAGCAGGGCCGCGGCGTGGTGGTCATCTCGCACGACATGAAGGACGTGCGGCAGGTGGCGGACCGGGTCGTCGTGCTGCGGCTCGGCGCGAAGGTCGCCGAGTTCACCCGCGGCGGCTACACCCCGGCGGACCTGGTCAGCGCGATGACCGGTGCGGCCGAGTCCACCGACGACGAAGGCGGAGAGCCGTGA
- a CDS encoding substrate-binding domain-containing protein, protein MAPNTTPTRYIQQDGPAFEKAIKALDPNVEVKFVNAGGDSNQQLAQANAAIAAGAKALVVVAADPNTSAGLLQAAEQAKVPVIGYENPPIKGTLYAQVVFDPEKVGAQQATYFAEQVTSGKLGAKPVKIARQYGNKGDVYTTQMLAGQNKVLDPLISSGDIQVVCEDYIKDWAPDNATKATEQCLTKTQNGVGAFLGFYDGITAGIIAALKGKSVQIPVYGGQNPELTGLQYMLTGDQQDNVLKAFKVEAEAAAKIAVAAIGGQQPPADLVKDTIDNGAMQVPTAKLDATLIHLEDGKDPGDAVQQAVDLGMFTWQQICTGPAAQTPTCQTRNK, encoded by the coding sequence ATGGCCCCCAACACCACCCCGACCCGCTACATCCAGCAGGACGGCCCGGCGTTCGAGAAGGCGATCAAGGCGCTCGACCCGAACGTCGAGGTCAAGTTCGTCAACGCCGGCGGCGACTCCAACCAGCAGCTCGCCCAGGCCAACGCCGCGATCGCGGCCGGCGCCAAGGCGCTGGTCGTCGTGGCCGCGGACCCCAACACCAGCGCGGGCCTGCTGCAGGCCGCCGAGCAGGCCAAGGTCCCGGTCATCGGCTATGAGAACCCGCCCATCAAGGGCACCCTCTACGCCCAGGTCGTGTTCGACCCGGAGAAGGTCGGCGCGCAACAGGCAACCTACTTCGCCGAGCAGGTCACCAGCGGCAAGCTCGGCGCGAAGCCGGTCAAGATCGCTCGGCAGTACGGCAACAAGGGCGACGTCTACACCACGCAGATGCTGGCCGGGCAGAACAAGGTGCTCGACCCGCTGATCAGCAGCGGCGACATCCAGGTGGTCTGCGAGGACTACATCAAGGACTGGGCGCCGGACAACGCCACGAAGGCGACCGAGCAGTGCCTGACCAAGACGCAGAACGGCGTCGGGGCGTTCCTCGGCTTCTACGACGGCATCACGGCCGGCATCATCGCCGCGCTCAAGGGCAAGAGCGTTCAGATCCCGGTGTACGGCGGCCAGAACCCGGAGCTCACGGGCCTGCAGTACATGCTGACCGGCGACCAGCAGGACAACGTGCTCAAGGCGTTCAAGGTCGAGGCCGAGGCCGCCGCGAAGATCGCCGTTGCGGCTATCGGTGGCCAGCAGCCGCCGGCCGACCTGGTCAAGGACACCATCGACAACGGCGCGATGCAGGTGCCCACGGCCAAGCTCGACGCGACGCTGATCCACCTCGAGGACGGCAAGGACCCCGGCGACGCGGTGCAGCAGGCCGTCGACCTCGGCATGTTCACGTGGCAGCAGATCTGCACGGGCCCGGCGGCGCAGACGCCGACCTGCCAGACCCGCAACAAGTAG
- a CDS encoding NAD(P)/FAD-dependent oxidoreductase: protein MATDTHQTIATEATAAATFAAWLDRITATLAAADVAGTTALLARDCWWRDLLALTWDLGTYHGQEQVAAMLAERLTPDAITNVRLTTEFGPRFAGDTVEAFITFETPLGFGRGAVRLRRENGDWVAWTVLTELDDLRGHERAIGPRRSRGPRHNPAGGRNWLQQRQQRIADPDPDVVVIGAGQGGLTVAANLGLMGVDTLILEKSERVGDGWRKRYHSLVLHDPVWADHLPYLPYPDSWPVYCPKDKIADWFESYAAAMELNVWTSAELTDSHFDEAAGRWTLRVRTPQGERELRPRDVILATGAAGEPNVPDVPGRESFAGTTYHSSRHGAAGDWAGKKAVVVGACNSGHDIAQDLYEAGADVTLVQRSSTHIISQEHGIPAIFGSNFVEGGPPTAYADLLAAGTPWPLVLEFAKDGVKATAEKDAALLAALDAVGFKRNDGPDGTGLMGYALAYGGGYYIDVGASGLIADGKIKLAQGAGLAAFTPDGIRLADGRTLEADLVVLATGYKNMRETARRLFGDAVADRLPLVLGIGEDGEIGGLYRRTGHPAFWYMGGPLAWVRIYSKHLALQITAKHAGLPTP, encoded by the coding sequence ATGGCGACGGATACACACCAGACCATCGCGACCGAAGCCACGGCGGCGGCCACGTTCGCCGCGTGGCTGGACCGAATCACCGCGACACTGGCCGCCGCCGACGTCGCGGGCACCACCGCGCTGCTGGCCCGCGACTGCTGGTGGCGCGACCTGCTGGCGCTCACCTGGGACCTGGGCACCTACCACGGCCAGGAGCAGGTCGCCGCGATGCTGGCCGAGCGGCTGACCCCCGACGCGATCACGAACGTCCGGCTGACCACGGAGTTCGGCCCCCGCTTCGCCGGCGACACGGTCGAAGCGTTCATCACGTTCGAGACCCCGCTCGGCTTCGGCCGCGGCGCGGTGCGCCTCCGACGGGAGAACGGCGACTGGGTCGCCTGGACCGTGCTGACCGAGCTCGACGACCTGCGGGGGCACGAGCGGGCGATCGGCCCGCGCCGGTCCCGCGGCCCGCGGCACAACCCGGCCGGCGGCCGCAACTGGCTGCAACAGCGGCAGCAGAGGATTGCCGACCCCGACCCCGACGTCGTGGTGATCGGCGCCGGCCAGGGCGGCCTGACGGTCGCCGCGAACCTCGGCCTCATGGGCGTCGACACGCTCATCCTCGAGAAGAGCGAGCGGGTCGGCGACGGGTGGCGCAAGCGCTACCACTCGCTGGTGCTGCACGACCCGGTGTGGGCCGACCACCTGCCCTACCTGCCCTATCCGGACTCGTGGCCCGTCTACTGCCCGAAGGACAAGATCGCCGACTGGTTCGAGTCGTACGCCGCGGCGATGGAGCTCAATGTCTGGACGTCGGCCGAGCTGACCGACAGCCACTTCGACGAGGCCGCCGGCCGGTGGACGCTGCGGGTCCGCACGCCGCAGGGCGAGCGCGAGCTGCGCCCCCGCGACGTCATCCTGGCGACCGGCGCGGCCGGCGAGCCCAACGTGCCCGACGTGCCGGGCCGCGAGTCGTTCGCCGGGACGACCTACCACTCCAGCCGTCACGGCGCGGCCGGCGACTGGGCGGGGAAGAAGGCGGTCGTCGTCGGCGCCTGCAACAGCGGTCACGACATCGCGCAGGACCTCTACGAGGCCGGTGCGGACGTGACGCTCGTGCAGCGCTCGTCGACCCACATCATCAGCCAGGAGCACGGCATCCCGGCCATCTTCGGCAGCAACTTCGTCGAGGGCGGCCCGCCGACGGCGTACGCCGACCTGCTGGCCGCCGGAACCCCGTGGCCGCTGGTCCTGGAGTTCGCCAAGGACGGCGTCAAAGCCACCGCGGAGAAGGACGCCGCGCTGCTCGCCGCCCTCGACGCGGTCGGCTTCAAGCGCAACGACGGTCCCGACGGCACCGGTTTGATGGGTTACGCGCTGGCCTACGGCGGTGGCTACTACATCGACGTGGGCGCCTCCGGGCTGATCGCCGACGGGAAGATCAAGCTGGCGCAGGGCGCCGGCCTCGCCGCGTTCACGCCCGACGGGATCCGCCTGGCGGACGGCCGCACGCTCGAGGCCGACCTCGTCGTCCTCGCGACGGGATACAAGAACATGCGCGAGACCGCCCGCCGGCTCTTCGGCGACGCGGTCGCCGACCGGCTCCCGCTCGTCCTCGGCATCGGGGAAGACGGCGAGATCGGCGGCCTGTACCGGCGCACGGGTCACCCCGCGTTCTGGTACATGGGCGGACCGCTCGCCTGGGTCCGCATCTACTCCAAGCACCTGGCCCTGCAGATCACCGCGAAGCACGCGGGACTCCCTACGCCCTGA